A genomic window from Quercus lobata isolate SW786 chromosome 10, ValleyOak3.0 Primary Assembly, whole genome shotgun sequence includes:
- the LOC115963094 gene encoding disease resistance protein RGA2-like — MAEAVVSSVVEALISNLTSGPIQQFRGYMNVEEELGRLQQAVSRIQPVLLDAEERYTQSYEVKIWLGKLKDAFDDADDLVDDFSTEALRRELMHRGRSLKLVRIFLSKLAYGSKRLPKFKAVNKRIEKIASEGDRFQFNNRRPEMKERRVTLSSPSSREVEIIGREKEKSAIVDDLVKVDNIRDKANVSVISIVGSAGVGKTALAQFAYHHETVRKHFELRLWVCVTDSFDLKTIVEEIVESAAAAGDLERLENLGLSSLLVRLRIMIDGKRFLLVLDDVWNEDDEKWSSLKKLLMCGARGSKIVTTTRSKVVADIMRSVPMFVLEPLSFNDSLALFKKMAFGDGEERTSEALESIGQEIVQKYAGVPLAIRTIGSLLYFKNLEGDWLKFQQDELPKILQQENDISAILKLSYDHLPSHLKQCFAYCRLFPKDYEIDVQKLIKLWMGQGFLISSNKDQSLEDVGYMYFMDLFQRSFFQEVEKDEWGIVRSCKMPKILHDHAILVAGVVSCASNPNGDNLNDRVRHVSFDFNLDSSQQFVRRLLKAKRIQTFLLPSQSWLRHEEKFSKSTCRAIFSRCKCLRVLDLHDSGIKVVPSSLCKLKHLRYLDLSKNGIKKLPSSITSLLNLQTLKLSNCDVLKELPMDIKNLVRLRHLEIDGCDKLAQMPCGLGQLTSLQTLSLFVLRSQSVYRHSGKLSELKRLNNLSRGLEILHLEQLSDASTETKNANLKEKQSLRALTLRWYRQDDADVDVESDEKSLEGLQPHRNLKTLWVIGYGGMKFPSWISSLVYLVKFTLCNCLKFQHLPPLDQLSFLKSLKLQRLHALEYVTDIGKKDKLSSSAVSITFFPSLKELVLWDCPNLKGWWRDVPVGDDKRAVGTTQASMILTDHQQQYLLLPSFPCLSKLEIQYCPMLNSIPFYPHLDEQLVLSNAKLTLLQQTMWYMAASQGPTTVAMSVHSSTLPSSSLGPLSKLNSLTLTGIKELECLQVEWLQNLTSLERLSISGCPRLMFLSQGIQYLTSLKFMDIRDCEELDLSSDEGDGQRWKGLRNLCSLTIWGIPKLKTLPNGLQYVMPLEKLRILNCPNLIALEDWISSFTSLNRLVISKCRKLALLPHGMSSLKSLRRLVIDDCPMLLRRCQGETGEDLHKIKHIPEISERLTSRDFD; from the coding sequence ATGGCCGAGGCAGTTGTCTCCAGCGTTGTAGAAGCACTCATTTCAAACTTGACTTCCGGTCCTATCCAGCAGTTTAGAGGGTATATGAATGTGGAAGAGGAACTTGGGAGGCTCCAGCAGGCTGTTTCCAGAATCCAACCTGTTCTTTTGGATGCAGAGGAGAGGTACACTCAGAGCTATGAGGTcaaaatttggcttggaaagcTTAAAGATGCATTTGATGATGCTGATGACTTAGTGGATGATTTCTCCACTGAGGCTCTGCGGCGAGAACTGATGCACCGGGGTAGAAGCTTAAAACTGGTACGTATCTTCTTATCCAAGCTTGCATATGGTTCAAAAAGGCTGCCTAAGTTTAAAGCAGTTAATAAGAGAATAGAGAAAATTGCGTCCGAAGGTGATAGATTCCAGTTTAATAACCGGCGTCCTGAGATGAAGGAGAGAAGAGTGACTCTATCTTCTCCTTCGTCACGCGAGGTAGAGATTATtgggagagagaaggaaaagagTGCAATTGTAGATGATCTAGTGAAAGTGGATAATATCCGTGACAAAGCAAATGTCTCAGTGATTTCAATAGTTGGGAGTGCAGGTGTGGGAAAGACTGCACTAGCTCAATTTGCATACCATCATGAGACTGTGAGAAAACATTTCGAGCTACGATTATGGGTGTGTGTCACTGACTCCTTTGATTTGAAAACTATTGTTGAAGAGATTGTGGAATCAGCAGCCGCTGCCGGGGACTTGGAGAGACTGGAAAATCTCGGGTTGAGTTCGTTGTTGGTGCGCCTTCGAATAATGATTGATGGGAAGCGGTTTTTACTTGTACTGGATGATGTATGGAATGAAGATGATGAAAAATGGTCCAGCTTGAAAAAACTGTTAATGTGTGGCGCGAGGGGAAGTAAGATTGTGACTACTACACGTAGTAAAGTGGTTGCAGACATTATGCGCTCGGTTCCAATGTTTGTTTTGGAACCTCTGTCGTTCAATGATTCACTGGCTTTATTTAAGAAGATGGCATTTGGAGACGGAGAGGAGCGAACgagtgaagctcttgaatccaTTGGGCAGGAGATTGTACAGAAATATGCTGGTGTTCCTCTTGCCATAAGGACCATAGGGAGTCTGTTATACTTCAAAAATTTAGAAGGGGATTGGTTGAAATTCCAGCAGGATGAActtccaaaaattttacaacaagAAAATGATATTTCTGCAATACTTAAGTTGAGTTACGATCATCTCCCGTCGCATTTGAAACAATGTTTTGCTTACTGTAGATTGTTTCCTAAAGATTATGAAATTGATGTACAAAAACTGATTAAACTTTGGATGGGGCAAGGGTTTCTCATTTCATCAAACAAAGATCAATCTCTAGAAGATGTTGGTTATATGTATTTTATGGATCTATTCCAGAGGTCCTTTTTCCAAGAGGTAGAAAAAGATGAATGGGGCATTGTAAGAAGTTGcaaaatgccaaaaatcttGCATGATCATGCAATTTTAGTGGCAGGGGTTGTGAGCTGTGCGTCAAATCCAAATGGGGACAATTTAAATGATAGAGTCCGTCATGTGTCATTCGATTTTAATTTGGATTCATCACAGCAATTTGTGAGACGCTTGCTTAAAGCCAAGAGAATACAGACATTTCTATTGCCTAGTCAATCATGGCTTCGACACGAAGAAAAGTTCAGCAAGTCCACTTGTAGAGCAATTTTTTCACGATGCAAGTGTTTACGTGTGTTGGATTTACATGATTCAGGGATCAAGGTGGTTCCAAGTAGCCTCTGTAAGTTGAAGCATTTAAGATATCTCGATCTCTctaagaatggaatcaaaaagCTTCCAAGTTCCATAACCAGCCTGCTGAATTTGCAAACATTGAAACTTTCGAATTGTGATGTGCTTAAAGAATTGCCAATGGACATTAAAAATTTAGTCAGGCTTCGGCATCTTGAGATTGATGGCTGTGATAAATTGGCTCAAATGCCATGTGGACTGGGACAATTGACTTCTCTTCAGACATTATCTTTATTTGTATTAAGGAGTCAGTCTGTCTACAGACACAGTGGCAAGCTAAGTGAACTGAAGAGGCTAAACAACTTGAGCAGAGGGCTTGAGATTTTACATCTAGAACAGTTGTCAGACGCTTCAACAGAAACTAAGAATGCAAATTTGAAGGAGAAACAAAGTCTTCGAGCCTTGACTCTAAGATGGTATCGACAAGATGATGCTGATGTTGATGTGGAGAGTGACGAGAAGTCATTGGAAGGCCTCCAGCCACATCGAAATCTGAAAACGTTGTGGGTGATAGGCTATGGGGGTATGAAGTTTCCAAGTTGGATATCTTCTCTCGTATATCTTGTTAAATTTACTCTCTGCAATTGTCTCAAGTTCCAGCATCTACCGCCATTAGATCAACTCTCTTTTCTCAAGAGTCTTAAACTTCAAAGGTTGCATGCCCTGGAGTACGTAACAGACATTGGTAAAAAAGACAAGTTGTCTTCTTCAGCGGTATCAATAACATTCTTCCCATCCTTAAAGGAACTTGTACTTTGGGATTGTCCCAATCTGAAGGGATGGTGGAGGGATGTTCCAGTTGGTGATGATAAGAGGGCTGTTGGAACAACACAAGCATCAATGATATTGACAGATCATCAACAACAGTATCTATTGCTGCCTTCATTTCCCTGTCTTTCAAAATTAGAAATCCAGTATTGTCCAATGCTGAATTCCATTCCCTTCTATCCACATCTGGATGAACAGCTGGTCCTGAGTAATGCCAAGCTGACACTTTTGCAACAGACAATGTGGTATATGGCAGCGTCGCAAGGCCCAACAACTGTAGCTATGTCAGTTCATTCTTCTACTCTGCCCTCTTCCTCCTTGGGCCCTCTTTCCAAATTAAATTCATTGACTTTAACTGGCATTAAGGAGCTAGAGTGTTTGCAAGTTGAATGGCTGCAAAACCTCACTTCTCTTGAGCGTCTCAGCATTTCAGGGTGCCCAAGACTAATGTTCTTATCACAAGGTATTCAGTATCTCACCTCCCTTAAGTTTATGGACATTAGGGACTGCGAGGAGCTTGATCTTTCCAGCGATGAAGGTGATGGCCAGCGATGGAAAGGACTGAGGAACCTCTGTTCCCTCACTATTTGGGGAATCCCAAAGTTGAAGACTCTCCCGAATGGGCTGCAATATGTTATGCCTCTTGAAAAGCTCCGGATCCTAAATTGTCCAAATTTAATAGCTCTTGAAGACTGGATCAGCAGTTTCACATCTCTTAATAGGCTTGTTATTTCTAAATGCCGCAAATTGGCTTTGCTGCCTCATGGAATGAGTAGCCTTAAGTCTTTACGTAGACTGGTGATTGATGATTGTCCAATGTTATTGCGAAGATGCCAGGGGGAAACTGGTGAGGATTTGCACAAGATTAAACACATCCCAGAAATTTCCGAAAGGCTGACTTCTCGGGACTTTGATTAA
- the LOC115963095 gene encoding fatty acid amide hydrolase-like has protein sequence MGLFKDQGVVYKPVEEVDLGPKSDHVYLRANVKAPRMAGLLVKIFTWFLESRIFGTILVYMLKKNNLIHKLVTNAQLEESPLYVPLHPFKDLKEQEVKCIDSKLSPPEQVQQAMDCLPNSSEKSLHGLQSSFRHWTILDYSRAYNLKEITPRMVAERFIAAVHESSNPPSRMSYFIDYNAEDILRQADKSTLRYEQGNPISILDGIPIAIKDEIDCSPYPTTGGTKWLHKVRPCTGDASCVKCLRLCGAILVGKTNMHEIGAGTSGINPHYGATRNPYDISKIAGGSSSGSAAVVAAGLCPVALGVDGGGSVRMPAALCGVIGLKPTFGRIPHNGVLPFNWTVGMVGILAGTIEDAFIVYAAMNGQLPPDQPTRPKLYFPLLNPTKSISDVKMAKYAEWFNDCSDDIRTCCSQALDKLQEHYSWKIVEVTIPEIEVMRLAHYSTIGSECTASLSSHLEKLKPEEIGWDARVALSVYGSFSSKEYIKAQKIRNRQMQFHMKIFAEADVIVSPTTGVTAYPIQDDASETGELDYINGAALVRYSIAGNFLGLPAVTVPVGYDKLGLPIGLQFIGQPWSEPTLIHIASAMQAICKPDYRKPEVFYNLLKKD, from the exons ATGGGGTTGTTCAAGGATCAAGGGGTGGTTTACAAGCCAGTGGAGGAGGTTGATCTTGGTCCTAAGAGTGATCATGTCTATCTCCGTGCCAATGTTAAAG CTCCTAGAATGGCTGGACTTCTGGTCAAAATTTTCACCTGGTTTCTGGAATCACGAATCTTTGGGACAATATTGGTTTACATGTTGAAGAAAAACAATCTAATTCACAAG CTCGTAACAAATGCGCAGCTGGAGGAGTCACCTCTCTATGTTCCGTTACATCCTTTCAAAG ATCTTAAAGAACAAGAAGTCAAATGCATAGATTCTAAATTATCTCCACCTGAACAAGTTCAACAGGCAATGGATTGTTTGCCTAATTCTTCAGAAAAGAGTTTACATGGTTTACAATCTTCTTTTCGACATTGGACAATACTGGACTATTCAAGAGCCTATAATTTGAAAGAAATAACTCCTCGGATG GTTGCGGAGCGATTTATAGCTGCTGTGCATGAATCTTCTAATCCTCCATCACGGATGTCATATTTTATAGACTATAATGCTGAAGATATTTTAAGGCAAGCGGATAAATCAACTCTTCGGTATGAACAAG GAAACCCAATATCCATTCTAGATGGAATCCCAATTGCTATCAAGGATGAAATAGATTGTTCTCCATATCCTACTACAG GAGGAACGAAGTGGCTGCACAAAGTAAGACCTTGTACAGGTGATGCAAGCTGTGTTAAGTGCCTCAGATTATGTGGTGCCATACTTGTTGGGAAGACCAACATGCATGAAATTGGGGCCGGAACAAGTGGGATAAATCCTCACTATGG GGCTACTAGAAATCCATATGACATTAGCAAGATTGCTGGAGGTTCTTCTAGTGGATCTGCTGCAGTGGTGGCTGCAGGATTGTGCCCTGTTGCCCTTGGTGTTGATGGGGGAG GATCTGTGCGGATGCCTGCAGCTCTTTGTGGTGTCATTGGTTTGAAACCAACCTTTGGGCGCATACCTCATAATGG TGTTCTTCCTTTTAACTGGACGGTGGGGATGGTTGGAATCTTAGCAGGCACCATTGAGGATGCATTTATTGT TTATGCAGCTATGAATGGACAACTTCCACCAGATCAACCCACCAGA CCCAAATTGTACTTTCCATTGCTCAACCCAACTAAATCTATCTCTGATGTCAAAATGGCAAAGTATGCAGAG TGGTTTAATGATTGTAGTGATGATATAAGAACATGCTGTTCTCAAGCTTTAGACAAGCTTCAGGAGCACTACAGTTGGAAG ATTGTAGAGGTGACTATACCGGAGATAGAAGTGATGCGTCTGGCACATTATTCAACAATTGGATCTGAGTGTACCGCTTCACTTAGTTCTCATCTGGAAAAGCT GAAGCCTGAAGAAATAGGATGGGATGCAAGGGTAGCACTTAGCGTGTATGGTTCTTTCAGTAGCAAGGAGTATATAAAGGCGCAGAAAATTAG GAACCGCCAGATGCAGtttcatatgaaaatatttGCTGAGGCAGATGTCATTGTTTCACCAACAACAGG TGTAACCGCATACCCAATACAGGATGATGCCTCAGAAACTGGTGAACTGGACTACATAAATGGAG CTGCCCTAGTTCGGTATTCAATAGCAGGAAATTTTCTAGGATTGCCTGCAGTGACTGTTCCA GTTGGATATGACAAATTGGGTTTGCCAATTGGCCTTCAGTTTATTGGGCAGCCATGGTCCGAACCAACATTAATTCACATAGCATCTGCAATGCAG GCCATCTGCAAGCCAGACTACAGAAAGCCAGAGGTTTTCTATAATCTGCTgaaaaaggattag